Proteins from a genomic interval of Lolium perenne isolate Kyuss_39 chromosome 1, Kyuss_2.0, whole genome shotgun sequence:
- the LOC127347237 gene encoding putative F-box/LRR-repeat protein At3g59170 produces MKEKKAATAAAPAAAKKRSGAAASPASKKRESGGAGRGRPRKRARDDGDGDGDPPSHGDLISKLPDDILGTIISLLPTKDGARTQALARRWRPLWCSAPLNLHADYHLCSNEFKRLSVVSKILSDHQGPARRFYFCSIRLHKDKKRFAQEAAQVESWFHSRALDGLQDLHIRFDLLDRRHQPEKRYPLPPSVLRLSSTLVVATISFCEFPKEIAPSVSFPLLKQLNLWRVSISEDVFRGVLSGCHVLESLALESMGDVGCFRISSPTLRSVRLSACFPNKGELIIEDAPSLEKLILSCSTNVGDNIRVIRAPKLEILGYLSPCISEILIANLLFKSLTPASLKNTISTVKVLALEFSIPDLDAVIDVLRCFPCLEKLYVIVSTHLCFLCEVYS; encoded by the exons ATGAAGGAGAAGAAGGCGGCGACGGCCGCGGCACCTGCGGCTGCCAAGAAGAGATCGGGGGCTGCGGCGTCACCCGCATCCAAGAAGCGCGAATCCGGTGGAGCGGGCAGAGGCAGGCCGCGTAAGCGGGCACGCgatgacggcgacggcgacggcgatccACCCAGCCACGGCGATCTCATCAGCAAACTTCCCGACGACATCCTGGGCACCATCATCTCGCTCCTGCCCACCAAGGATGGCGCCCGCACGCAGGCCCTCGCCCGCCGGTGGCGTCCTCTGTGGTGCTCCGCGCCTCTTAACCTCCACGCCGACTACCACCTCTGCTCCAACGAGTTCAAGCGACTCTCGGTGGTCTCTAAAATACTCTCCGACCACCAAGGCCCTGCCCGCCGTTTTTACTTCTGCTCCATTCGCCTTCACAAAGACAAAAAAAGGTTCGCACAAGAAGCCGCTCAGGTCGAGAGTTGGTTCCACTCACGGGCCCTTGACGGCCTTCAGGATCTCCACATCCGCTTCGACCTCCTGGACCGTAGACATCAGCCTGAGAAGCGTTACCCGCTGCCACCATCGGTGCTTCGACTTTCATCAACCCTTGTCGTGGCCACAATCAGCTTCTGTGAATTCCCAAAGGAGATAGCTCCTTCTGTGAGTTTTCCTTTGCTCAAGCAGCTCAACCTATGGCGTGTTTCCATCTCTGAGGATGTCTTCCGTGGGGTCCTCTCCGGTTGCCATGTCTTGGAGTCACTAGCTCTAGAAAGCATGGGTGATGTGGGTTGCTTCCGTATCAGCTCACCAACTCTTCGGAGTGTGCGCCTCAGTGCTTGTTTTCCAAACAAAGGAGAATTGATCATCGAGGATGCCCCTAGCCTTGAAAAACTGATACTATCTTGTTCAACCAATGTTGGGGATAATATCCGTGTAATTAGGGCACCTAAACTGGAAATATTGGGCTATTTGTCACCCTGCATTTCTGAAATCCTGATTGCAAACCTACTCTTCAAG AGTTTAACCCCAGCCAGCTTGAAGAACACGATAAGCACTGTCAAGGTTTTGGCTCTCGAGTTTTCCATCCCTGATTTGGATGCTGTTATTGATGTCTTAAGATGCTTCCCGTGCTTGGAAAAGCTCTATGTCATTGTGAGTACTCATCTTTGCTTTCTTTGTGAAGTTTATAGTTGA